A genomic stretch from Primulina huaijiensis isolate GDHJ02 chromosome 14, ASM1229523v2, whole genome shotgun sequence includes:
- the LOC140956805 gene encoding uncharacterized protein, which yields MTGPTSSSNRTCHGGSNALSHVYIQCPPLRCQLPGSRSFFYDDGNKLLLALTSDQVFSWKTTPYNPSVAPSSDPISEGSVLSIRYSLDLKLLAIQRSSHEIEIWNQETGKAFSQRCRSDSEKILGFFWTDCAVCDIVFVKTSGLELYSYNSESQSLHLVETKKQNISWYIYTHESRLVLLASGMQCKSFTGYQLSSAGTIRLPRFEMTMTKSEMNSKPILVADDVHIITVYGRIYCLQFDRVAMLLHSYRFYRDAVVQQGSLPVYSDRIRVSVVDNILIIHQVDAKVAILYDMYADTQAPVSAPLPLLLRGFSRANTTSSQSTGETSCSSESNDPSEVSIYGENWNFLVPDLVCDASTGFLWKIHVDLEAISASCSEVPFMLEFLQRRRLEASKAKQLCLAIARTIILERRPVPMVAKALDIFLMAYNHAIKTGTYNKRTKEEETSASGVSNIDIPPVVVDESSGLDASGKSIRNEPETGVGNESYNKSSFSASDSDGTASSASNQMKSHVMISSTGKSEMGYVMEYKASGLNASAAGQVQILEPGNVHFNNNASDVPESHSTSAVISSADVHQFVFAPIEEEMAGDGSYLVAVMVEFIRRVSLEKLKVQPNTYVLMVQILIRDDNYAELGMLITNKIIEPSREVALQLLESGRQNFQIRKLGMAMLRQLSFHHDHVMLLVQDGYYLEALRFARKNKVNTVQPSLFLEAACAADDPQHLAAVLRFLSDFIPGFKSTSDHHMYRRIVADMSPSVAA from the exons atgaCTGGACCGACATCTTCTTCTAATCGTACATGTCATGGTGGATCTAATGCACTGTCACACGTTTACATCCAATGTCCACCTCTAAGATGCCAACTTCCTGGATCAAGAAGTTTCTTTTATGATGATGGGAATAAGTTACTTCTTGCCTTGACTTCTGACCAG GTTTTTTCGTGGAAAACCACTCCATACAATCCATCTGTGGCTCCATCTTCTGATCCAATCAGTGAAGGTTCTGTGCTCTCCATTCGATATTCTTTAGATCTCAAGCTTTTGGCTATCCAAAGATCTAGTCATGAGATTGAGATCTGGAATCAAGAAACGGGAAAAGCATTTAGTCAAAGGTGCAGGTCTGACTCGGAGAAGATTCTCGGTTTTTTCTGGACAGATTGTGCAGTGTGCGATATTGTGTTTGTCAAAACAAG CGGACTGGAGTTGTACTCTTACAATTCCGAGTCTCAATCTCTGCACTTGGTTGAGACCAAAAAACAGAATATTAGTTGGTACATCTACACCCATGAAAGCAGATTGGTACTTCTTGCCTCAGGAATGCAGTGCAAGAGTTTTACAGGTTATCAG CTGTCATCTGCTGGAACCATCCGCCTACCCAGGTTTGAGATGACCATGACCAAATCTGAGATGAATAGTAAGCCCATTCTTGTTGCTGATGACGTTCATATCATTACTGT GTATGGCAGGATTTATTGCCTGCAGTTCGATAGAGTTGCTATGTTACTTCACTCATATAGGTTTTATCGAGATGCTGTTGTACAACAG GGTTCACTGCCTGTTTACTCTGATAGGATCAGAGTGAGCGTGGTTGACAACATTTTGATTATTCATCAAGTGGATGCAAAGGTTGCTATTTTATACGATATGTATGCAGATACACAAGCACCTGTTTCAGCTCCCCTTCCCCTATTGCTGAGAGGTTTTTCTAGAGCTAACACGACATCCTCTCAATCAACTGGTGAAACTTCTTGCTCATCAGAATCAAATGACCCAAGTGAAGTCTCCATTTATGGAGAGAACTGGAATTTTCTCGTTCCTGATCTTGTGTGTGATGCTTCAACTGGGTTTTTGTGGAAAATTCATGTGGATTTGGAG GCCATATCCGCCAGTTGTTCGGAAGTACCATTCATGCTAGAATTCCTGCAAAGAAGAAGGTTAGAGGCGAGCAAG gCTAAGCAGTTGTGCTTAGCTATTGCCAGAACTATTATTTTGGAACGAAGGCCAGTCCCCATGGTTGCCAAGGCATTAGACATTTTCCTCATGGCATACaatcatgcaataaaaacaGGCACCTATAACAAGAGGACCAAAGAAGAGGAAACATCAGCCTCTGGTGTTTCCAATATAGATATCCCTCCTGTGGTTGTTGATGAGTCCAGTGGATTAGATGCATCTGGGAAGTCCATCAGAAACGAACCTGAAACTGGTGTTGGGAATGAATCTTATAACAAATCTAGCTTTTCAGCTTCGGACTCTGATGGTACAGCGAGTTCCGCATCTAACCAAATGAAATCACATGTTATGATTTCATCAACTGGTAAATCAGAGATGGGGTACGTAATGGAGTACAAAGCATCTGGACTGAATGCTTCTGCTGCTGGGCAAGTACAAATTCTTGAGCCTGGTAACGTCCACTTCAATAATAATGCTTCTGATGTGCCGGAGTCCCATTCAACTTCGGCTGTAATTTCATCAGCGGATGTGCATCAATTTGTGTTTGCCCCTATCGAGGAAGAGATGGCAGGGGATGGATCTTACTTGGTGGCTGTGATGGTTGAGTTTATACGGAG GGTTAGCTTGGAAAAACTAAAAGTGCAACCTAATACCTATGTTTTGATGGTACAAATACTAATTCGGGATGATAATTATGCTGAACTTGGAATGCTTATCACGAACAAG ATTATTGAGCCTTCAAGAGAAGTGGCATTGCAGCTTCTCGAGTCTGGACGTCAGAACTTTCAAATAAGAAAGTTGGGCATGGCTATGCTTAGACAACTCTCGTTTCATCATGACCATGTGATGTTGCTTGTACAAGATGGGTATTATCTTGAAGCTCTTCGTTTTGCACGAAAGAATAAG GTTAACACAGTTCAGCCATCGCTGTTTCTTGAAGCAGCTTGTGCTGCTGATGATCCACAACACCTAGCTGCAGTCCTAAGATTCTTGTCCGATTTCATACCTGGATTTAAGAGCACTTCGGATCACCACATGTACCGTCGCATTGTTGCTGATATGAGTCCCTCAGTGGCTGCCTGA